The Phycisphaerae bacterium genomic sequence CTCGATGTTGCGCGTGCCCGTGGCATGGGCCACCGCCCCGGCTCCGAGGAACAGCAGGCTTTTGAAGATTGCGTGGTTCCACACGTGCAGCAATCCGCCGGCCAGGCCCAGGAACGCCAGCGTGGCATTGCCCTCGCTGATCCCCAGCAGGCCAAGCCCCAGGCCGAGGCAGATGATCCCGATGTTCTCAACGCTGTGGTAGGCGAGCAGGCGTTTTAGATCGTGCTGGGCCAAGGCCATCAAAACTCCAATCAGACCGGACGCCGCACCAATCGCCAACAGCGTCCATCCCCACCAGCTCGGCGGCGCGCCCAGAAACGTCAGCGTCCGCAGCAGGCCGTAGATGCCGGTTTTGATCATCACGCCGCTCATCACGGCTGAGACGTGCGACGGGGCGGCCGGATGGGCTTCCGGCAGCCAGACGTGCATCGGCAAAAAACCCGCCTTGGTTCCGAAACCCACAACGGCCAACAGGAAGAGCACGCCCGCCATCGGGCCGCTGCCGGGCACGGAGAATTCATCGAAGTCCCACGTCGCGCTTCCCCAGCCGAGCAACACAAACAACGCCAGCAGCGCAGCGGTGCCGAAGTGCGTCGCCACCAGGTACGTCCATCCAGCCTGCCGAACCTCCTGCCGCTCGTGCTCGAAGACCACCAAAAAGAACGACGCCAGCGACATGATCTCCCAGGCGATCAGGAACAGCACGCCGTTGCGGGCCGTGACCACCAGCAGCATGCTCGCGAAGAGGATGCAGTAGAAACACCAGGACGCGCCGAGGTTCTTGCGGCCCAGGTGGGCCTTCAGGTAGCCGCCGCCGTAGACGGCTGCGAGCATGCAGATCACCGCGACAGCCAGGACGAAGTACGCCGACAGGGCATCCACGGCCAAGCTGAATGAACCGAATGGAATGCTCCAGGGGATCTGAATGGCGTCTTCGCGGCCCGTCCAGAGGGCGGTAGCGCCCGCCATCGCCGCCGGCACGCCGCCGATGAGACTGATGGCGACGCCCAGCCGGTTGGACAGGCTGCCTCGCCGACCCGCAAGCAGACAGATCAACCCGCCGCCGCCGAGAATGGCGGCCGACCAGACGACCAGTTGCGCAGCCATCGCTACACCTGCCCCTCTCCGGACCCGGCCGATGCAGCGACCGTCAGCTCCAACCCCCTTGCCGCCGCGTACAGCTCATCGCGCGAGGCCTTGCGGGCCACCGCCTCGGCAAAAGGCGAGGCACGCAGGCCGTAGGCCAGCTTCGACAGCAGGTTCAGATGGGCCTTGATGGTCGGACTGACAATGGTGAAAAGCGTGTGGACGGGCTTGCCGTCGATCGCTTGGAAGTCGATGTTGTTTTCGAGGAAACTCAGCGCCACCAGCGGCCGGGAGACGTGCAGCGTCACCGGGTTGCGCACATGCGGAATCGCGATGCCCTCGCCGATCCCGGTCGACCCGATCGACTCCCTGGCCAGCAGGACCTGCAGCAGGAACTCCCGGTCGACCTCTTCGGGAAGCGGAAGCATCTCGACCACGCTCCGCAGGGCGCTGGCCCGGTCGCGGCCTTCGACGCGGTAGTGAATGCCGCCGGTCCGCAGGGCGTCCTCCAGCGACGGGATGAACGCATCCTCAGGCTCCTCAAGGAGTTTCGGCGAGACCGGGATTTGCTCGGAGGTCGCCCACTCCAGAAGCTCGGCCCGGTTGAACCGGTACTGCTCGCTGACGCGGTGGACCGGCAGCTTCCGCTGGGCAACCCATCGGTAGATGGTCTTTTCCGAGACCCCAAGGAGCTCGGCGGCATCTCTGACGCGTAGTTTCACTGAAGGTTCTTTGACAGTTCTTCGCTGTGTTTGGACATTTATGACATCAAGTGTCACATCGTATTATCCTAAGACAGATGTGTCAAGTCCTGAGATTCTCCAAAATGTGCAACAGTTGCACTCCAATCCGCCGGTTTGCCCTTTTGGGAACCCGAAAAAGGACTTGGAAGTTTGTCCGACAAACTTTACAATAGGCGACAGTTAAACCTGACAAATGAGGTGGTGCATACGCATGCCCGAGAAGCGAGTGCAGATCCGTTCGATCATCCTGACCGCCCTGAACCAGGGCGAATTGGCGGTCGGAAGCCGATTGCCCACCGAACACGAGTTGGCGC encodes the following:
- a CDS encoding PTS transporter subunit EIIA, with product MKLRVRDAAELLGVSEKTIYRWVAQRKLPVHRVSEQYRFNRAELLEWATSEQIPVSPKLLEEPEDAFIPSLEDALRTGGIHYRVEGRDRASALRSVVEMLPLPEEVDREFLLQVLLARESIGSTGIGEGIAIPHVRNPVTLHVSRPLVALSFLENNIDFQAIDGKPVHTLFTIVSPTIKAHLNLLSKLAYGLRASPFAEAVARKASRDELYAAARGLELTVAASAGSGEGQV